In Myxococcales bacterium, one genomic interval encodes:
- the gcvH gene encoding glycine cleavage system protein GcvH produces MNIPDDLKYTKEHEWVKLEGKTATIGITDYAQEQLGDVVYVELPEEGEELAKDDTFGSIESVKAVSDCYSPLSGTINDVNSLLADSPEVLNEDCYGEGWLIKIKVADPSDLDDMMDHEEYKAFVAEESA; encoded by the coding sequence ATGAATATACCTGACGATCTCAAGTACACCAAGGAACATGAGTGGGTTAAGCTCGAAGGGAAGACCGCGACGATTGGCATCACCGACTACGCGCAGGAGCAGTTGGGCGATGTGGTCTACGTCGAACTCCCGGAAGAAGGGGAGGAACTGGCCAAGGACGACACCTTCGGTTCCATCGAGTCCGTCAAGGCGGTCTCCGACTGCTATTCTCCTCTCTCCGGAACGATAAACGACGTCAACAGCCTGCTGGCTGACAGCCCCGAGGTCCTCAATGAAGATTGCTACGGTGAGGGATGGTTGATCAAGATCAAGGTCGCCGACCCTTCAGATCTGGACGATATGATGGATCACGAGGAATACAAGGCCTTCGTAGCAGAGGAATCCGCATAA
- a CDS encoding aminomethyl-transferring glycine dehydrogenase subunit GcvPA, with the protein MRNLPHTDKEINDMLATVGLRDIEELFRGIPETMRCREKLRLGDGMSEQELVAHLRELASKNDPLSGGVSFIGAGAYRHYVPTAVSELASRSEFVTPYTPYQPEISQGTLQVLYEYQTMIARLFAMDVSNASHYSGATACADACLMAKRVGKRRTKIIVPDSLHPEYRRVLKTVLTSETDVTELPSSSSGLIDRKSLSYALDDSTAAVLAQYPNFFGIVEDLKDISDSAHAAGALFITVTPEPLALSILKPPGEFGADIAVGEGLSFGLPVCFGGPSLGIFTCSEKLVRQMPGRICGKAFDSEGRQSYTLTLSTREQHIRREKATSNICSNQALCATTAAIYLSLLGREGLRELAHINLSLAEYAKEKLSSTGKVRLPFQSTTFNEFVIEVNGSAEDVISRLASQKIFAGVNLSRWYEGMENRILVCCTEMTNTSEIDRFAEALKNI; encoded by the coding sequence ATGAGAAACCTTCCGCATACGGATAAAGAAATAAATGACATGCTCGCAACCGTCGGGCTCCGCGATATCGAAGAGCTCTTCAGGGGTATCCCCGAAACGATGAGATGCAGGGAAAAGCTCAGGCTGGGTGACGGGATGTCCGAACAGGAACTGGTTGCGCATCTGCGCGAACTCGCATCAAAAAACGACCCCCTCTCCGGAGGGGTTTCGTTTATCGGCGCCGGCGCTTACAGGCACTACGTCCCAACCGCTGTCTCCGAACTCGCATCTCGCTCCGAATTCGTAACGCCATACACCCCTTACCAGCCTGAAATCAGCCAGGGAACCCTCCAGGTGCTCTACGAATATCAAACTATGATAGCCAGGCTCTTCGCAATGGATGTCTCCAACGCCTCCCACTACAGCGGAGCTACGGCGTGCGCCGATGCCTGCCTGATGGCCAAGCGCGTTGGCAAGCGCAGGACCAAAATCATAGTTCCGGATTCTCTGCATCCGGAATACAGAAGGGTTTTAAAGACGGTGCTGACAAGCGAAACCGATGTCACTGAGCTCCCATCGAGTTCGTCGGGGCTGATAGACAGAAAGTCGCTATCATACGCTCTCGACGATTCTACAGCGGCGGTCCTCGCGCAGTATCCAAACTTTTTTGGCATAGTGGAAGATCTCAAGGATATCTCAGACTCCGCGCATGCAGCAGGGGCCCTCTTCATAACGGTAACTCCGGAACCGCTCGCCCTCTCGATATTGAAACCTCCCGGGGAATTCGGCGCAGACATAGCGGTCGGCGAAGGGCTATCCTTCGGTTTGCCGGTCTGTTTCGGCGGACCTTCACTAGGAATTTTCACATGCAGCGAAAAACTCGTCCGCCAGATGCCAGGAAGGATCTGCGGCAAAGCCTTCGACAGCGAGGGGCGCCAGAGCTATACGCTCACCCTCTCCACGCGCGAACAACACATAAGGCGCGAAAAGGCCACCTCGAACATATGCTCCAATCAGGCTCTCTGCGCGACGACCGCAGCAATATATCTCTCGCTGCTCGGGCGCGAGGGGTTGAGGGAGCTCGCGCACATAAATCTCTCCCTTGCGGAGTACGCGAAGGAAAAACTTTCGTCGACGGGAAAGGTAAGACTCCCCTTCCAGTCGACGACCTTCAATGAATTCGTCATCGAAGTAAACGGTTCGGCAGAAGATGTCATCTCCAGACTCGCTTCGCAGAAAATATTTGCAGGAGTGAATCTCAGCCGATGGTACGAAGGAATGGAAAATAGAATTTTGGTGTGCTGCACTGAGATGACTAACACATCTGAAATCGACAGATTCGCCGAGGCGCTGAAAAACATATGA
- a CDS encoding aminomethyl-transferring glycine dehydrogenase subunit GcvPB gives MSEKSNFKNGHGSSGLSLEEPTLFEQSIKGRRGISLEKTGLKKTDLGKSLGALLRESPAELPELAEVDIVRHFTRLSIQNYSKDLGFYPLGSCTMKHNPRVANAAAAIEAFQNTHPYQRDENVQGNLKLCHELETMLAEISGMDSVTLWPAAGSHGELTGMLLIRAYHTSNGNPRSKVLIPDSAHGTNPASAAICHYEVVTVKSGADGLLDPDAVRAAMDDEVAAIMITNPNTLGIFEENFKEVADIVHEKGGLVYLDGANLNALMGYVKPGEIGADVMHFNLHKTFGTPHGGGGPGAGPVGVVKKLAEYLPLPRIKFDGKSYSLMRDGKNSIGMINSFFGNFGVFIRAYAYIKELGSDGLKRSTEMAVLNANYVKSRLKGHFNLPYDKPVLHECVFDDRVQNEMGIKTMDIAKRLMDYGFHPPTIYFPLIVHGAIMIEPTESEPKSIIDDFCDAMISIAKECRENPDVVKNAPVRPFRRRIDEVRAAREICLRD, from the coding sequence ATGAGCGAAAAATCAAATTTCAAAAATGGTCACGGTTCATCCGGCCTCTCCCTGGAGGAGCCGACGCTCTTCGAACAGAGCATAAAAGGAAGGCGCGGCATATCGTTGGAAAAAACGGGGCTCAAAAAAACCGACCTCGGAAAGAGCCTCGGAGCGCTTTTAAGGGAATCCCCCGCCGAGCTGCCGGAGCTTGCTGAGGTCGACATAGTCAGACACTTCACGCGCCTTTCCATCCAAAACTACAGCAAGGACCTCGGCTTCTATCCGCTCGGATCCTGCACGATGAAGCACAATCCGCGCGTGGCCAACGCCGCTGCGGCGATCGAGGCATTTCAAAACACGCATCCCTATCAGCGCGATGAGAATGTGCAGGGAAACCTGAAGCTCTGCCATGAGCTGGAAACGATGCTCGCTGAAATAAGCGGAATGGATTCGGTCACGCTTTGGCCCGCGGCGGGAAGCCACGGCGAACTCACCGGCATGCTGCTGATTCGCGCATATCACACCTCAAATGGAAATCCGCGCAGCAAGGTACTCATCCCTGATTCCGCCCATGGCACGAACCCGGCGTCGGCAGCTATATGTCACTATGAAGTCGTCACCGTAAAGTCCGGAGCGGACGGACTACTTGACCCAGATGCTGTAAGGGCTGCGATGGACGATGAAGTAGCCGCAATAATGATAACGAATCCGAACACGCTCGGCATCTTCGAGGAAAACTTCAAGGAGGTCGCCGACATCGTCCACGAAAAAGGAGGGCTCGTCTATCTGGATGGAGCCAATTTGAACGCGCTCATGGGATATGTAAAGCCCGGCGAGATCGGCGCCGACGTGATGCACTTCAACCTGCACAAGACCTTCGGCACTCCGCACGGCGGAGGCGGCCCAGGCGCAGGACCTGTCGGAGTCGTGAAAAAGCTGGCGGAGTATCTTCCCCTTCCGCGCATCAAATTCGACGGGAAATCCTATAGCCTCATGCGCGATGGAAAAAATTCGATCGGGATGATAAATTCCTTCTTCGGAAATTTCGGCGTCTTCATCCGCGCCTACGCATATATAAAAGAGCTTGGCTCCGACGGGCTCAAGCGCTCCACGGAAATGGCGGTTCTGAACGCCAACTATGTGAAGTCGCGCCTCAAAGGACACTTCAATCTCCCATACGACAAACCGGTACTGCATGAATGCGTATTCGACGACAGGGTCCAGAATGAAATGGGGATAAAGACGATGGATATCGCCAAGCGCCTCATGGACTATGGCTTCCATCCCCCTACCATCTATTTCCCGCTGATCGTCCATGGCGCGATCATGATAGAACCTACCGAAAGCGAGCCTAAGTCAATCATCGACGACTTTTGCGATGCGATGATATCCATAGCCAAGGAGTGCAGGGAAAACCCGGATGTCGTGAAAAACGCTCCGGTCCGCCCCTTCCGCCGTCGCATCGATGAGGTCCGCGCCGCACGCGAAATCTGCCTCAGGGACTGA
- a CDS encoding amino acid permease — translation MSNRESEIKKGKNQFGTFKGVFLPSVLTIFGVIMYLRMGWVVGNVGIFGTIFIVSVSSAITLITAFSISSIATNMRVGAGGAYFMISRSLGVEAGAAIGIPLFFARAIGIAFYISGFAESMRMIAPGIPVTIVAVVSLILMTLLAYLSADIALKASMFILVVIIASLFSFFLGIFGNHDIASVNAIPEVENFWVVFAVFFPAVTGAEAGLSMSGDLKEPGRSIPIGTISAVLLGYVVYLAIPILLRVFVSEDLLRSDLYIVEKVARWRWLIIAGVWGASLSSSLGSLLGAPRTLQALARDKTMPSFLGKGHSKRDTPRVATAFAFFIALAAILMGDLDAIAPVLTMFFLVTYAALNLVAALEGMIGNPSWRPAFRTPWPIALLGSALCMVVMFMISAGATFISAIVVAGIYYFVAKRKFASGWIDIRRSVYLALSRYSIFKLIESEEHAKTWRPNILVLSGSPTKRMYLIELADAISHGKGFMTTASIHDDDSIREEKVIAMEKVVMTYLKEKKIPSLVEVIKATDRLSGVKTLISAYGIGPLTPNTVFIGASDEPGRSIEFAKIIKMVYAAKRNLVIVRENRDQELPHRKLRKIICWWGGRRNNANLMLVLSYLLQTSPEWRGSRLSLKTVVRDDREKESFEMETAGFTKSARLIADLETIVHPYGDSPLATTIKESSQGADLVMLGIKAPGEDESDEQYASYYEEFMQRTEGYPLLAAILIGQDIKFSEIFS, via the coding sequence ATGTCAAACAGAGAATCTGAAATCAAAAAGGGCAAAAACCAGTTTGGCACCTTCAAGGGGGTCTTTCTCCCCAGTGTGCTCACCATCTTTGGCGTGATAATGTATCTGAGGATGGGGTGGGTGGTCGGAAATGTTGGTATATTCGGAACGATCTTTATAGTTTCGGTTTCAAGCGCTATAACTCTCATTACCGCATTTTCGATCTCCTCTATTGCTACTAACATGCGGGTTGGTGCCGGCGGGGCGTATTTCATGATTTCGCGTTCGCTTGGAGTGGAGGCAGGAGCTGCAATAGGGATCCCCCTCTTTTTTGCCAGGGCGATAGGAATTGCATTCTACATTTCAGGATTTGCCGAATCCATGAGGATGATAGCTCCTGGAATCCCGGTAACAATAGTTGCTGTTGTAAGTCTTATATTGATGACCTTGCTTGCATATCTTTCAGCCGATATCGCCCTCAAGGCCTCAATGTTCATCCTCGTCGTTATAATAGCGTCCCTATTTTCATTTTTTCTCGGGATTTTTGGGAATCATGACATTGCTTCAGTAAATGCTATCCCCGAAGTGGAGAATTTTTGGGTAGTTTTTGCCGTCTTTTTCCCGGCGGTAACAGGCGCTGAGGCTGGTCTTTCGATGTCTGGTGATCTAAAGGAGCCCGGGCGTTCCATCCCAATAGGTACGATTTCTGCAGTGCTGCTTGGATATGTGGTGTACCTTGCTATTCCAATATTGCTTAGGGTCTTTGTATCTGAAGACCTTTTGCGTAGCGATCTGTATATTGTAGAAAAAGTTGCCAGATGGAGATGGCTCATCATAGCTGGAGTCTGGGGAGCAAGTTTGTCCAGCTCCCTGGGGAGCCTTTTGGGGGCGCCTCGCACGCTGCAGGCTCTGGCGAGGGACAAGACGATGCCATCCTTTTTGGGAAAGGGGCATTCGAAAAGAGATACCCCCAGAGTTGCCACGGCCTTTGCCTTCTTTATCGCGCTTGCCGCTATACTCATGGGCGATTTGGATGCAATAGCTCCAGTCCTTACCATGTTTTTTCTGGTTACTTACGCAGCCTTGAATTTGGTCGCTGCCCTTGAAGGTATGATAGGCAATCCATCATGGAGACCGGCATTCAGGACGCCATGGCCCATAGCGCTGCTTGGGTCGGCGCTATGTATGGTTGTGATGTTCATGATCAGCGCTGGAGCCACATTCATATCTGCCATAGTCGTGGCGGGAATATATTATTTTGTCGCTAAGAGAAAATTTGCGAGTGGATGGATAGATATTAGAAGGAGCGTTTATCTCGCACTCTCAAGATATTCTATCTTCAAACTCATCGAATCAGAGGAGCATGCAAAGACCTGGAGGCCGAACATACTGGTCTTAAGTGGTTCGCCGACAAAGAGGATGTATCTTATCGAACTTGCAGACGCGATATCGCACGGCAAGGGGTTCATGACGACGGCTTCAATACACGACGACGATTCCATCAGGGAAGAGAAGGTGATAGCCATGGAGAAGGTCGTGATGACTTATCTAAAGGAAAAAAAGATTCCTTCTCTTGTCGAGGTGATCAAGGCGACTGATCGCCTTTCAGGTGTGAAGACTTTGATCTCCGCTTACGGGATAGGGCCTCTGACTCCAAATACTGTATTTATAGGCGCCAGCGACGAGCCGGGGCGTTCGATTGAGTTTGCTAAGATAATAAAGATGGTCTATGCCGCTAAACGCAACCTAGTTATTGTAAGGGAAAATCGCGACCAAGAGCTGCCGCACAGGAAACTCAGAAAAATCATATGCTGGTGGGGAGGGCGTCGCAATAATGCGAATTTGATGTTGGTTCTCAGCTATCTCCTTCAGACGAGCCCGGAATGGAGAGGCTCGCGCCTTAGCCTTAAGACCGTCGTCAGGGACGACAGGGAGAAGGAATCCTTTGAAATGGAGACGGCTGGATTTACTAAAAGCGCTAGGCTGATTGCAGATCTAGAAACGATCGTGCATCCGTATGGCGATTCTCCGCTTGCCACTACAATCAAGGAATCTTCGCAGGGGGCGGATCTGGTCATGCTTGGGATCAAGGCTCCTGGGGAAGATGAGAGCGACGAGCAATATGCCAGCTACTATGAGGAGTTCATGCAGAGAACGGAAGGGTATCCGCTGCTGGCTGCTATTTTGATCGGCCAAGATATCAAATTCAGCGAAATATTTTCCTGA
- a CDS encoding energy transducer TonB, giving the protein MILHLLLIFSAQYFARVPKFEEDVVEVIPIDLKSIDARDLRIADIDKPDLDKKPDKPKFLGMYDSSVKEESVATGAVAKKGGDGRAQKRPQAQEAGPLRSEKAPKKDIFAVNRKDFQEGKDGSGKRSGDSASPSGDFFPDFKRGARTYLNVLRYPDVDYFVRMKRAFRMTFNPAPSLSNYFSSNHVSVGSVEVVLGVSVDKNGELSELFVFRSSGIAGYDEEALRTVRASSPFSTPPSKFVDDDGILRMSWTFTVYL; this is encoded by the coding sequence TTGATACTTCACCTGCTTCTTATTTTTTCAGCACAATATTTTGCCAGAGTTCCGAAGTTCGAGGAGGATGTGGTCGAAGTTATTCCGATAGACCTCAAGAGCATTGATGCGAGGGATCTGAGGATCGCTGACATCGACAAACCCGATCTAGATAAAAAACCCGACAAGCCGAAATTTTTGGGGATGTACGACAGCTCCGTCAAAGAGGAAAGCGTGGCCACCGGTGCAGTCGCTAAAAAAGGCGGAGATGGGAGGGCGCAGAAAAGGCCGCAGGCGCAGGAGGCTGGCCCACTGAGATCCGAGAAGGCTCCCAAAAAAGATATATTTGCGGTCAATAGAAAGGATTTTCAGGAGGGGAAGGATGGCTCGGGTAAGAGGAGCGGCGATTCTGCTTCCCCTTCAGGAGATTTTTTTCCGGACTTCAAGCGTGGAGCGAGGACTTATCTCAATGTTCTCAGGTATCCGGATGTGGATTATTTCGTCAGGATGAAACGCGCATTTAGAATGACCTTCAATCCTGCCCCCTCTCTGAGCAACTATTTTTCATCGAATCATGTTTCGGTCGGCTCGGTGGAGGTTGTGCTGGGCGTCAGCGTGGACAAAAACGGAGAACTCTCTGAACTCTTCGTATTCAGAAGTTCCGGTATAGCGGGCTATGACGAGGAGGCGCTTCGAACCGTCAGGGCCTCGTCGCCATTTTCAACCCCGCCCTCGAAGTTCGTTGATGACGACGGCATCCTGCGCATGAGCTGGACATTCACAGTTTATCTTTGA
- the recO gene encoding DNA repair protein RecO — protein sequence MQKNSTAIILKRIPYGDSDLIVTFFSREFGKMSGLAKSARASRKRFAGSLEPGMFVDVQFVERPSSELVRIDRADPLRPIDGMLRSIERINAMGRAVELASAFLQPHQVSESKFKLLDRYLLWLGENDPTPGTSLIFEFKWLMRCGFTPELSKCLMCDEGFASNRGWSFDLDHGGFVCSSCSSSVGARLPLTGVAADALRITALGEHRIERCAAEAAFAVLSRYSDHILGRPLKYRAL from the coding sequence ATGCAGAAAAACTCTACAGCTATAATTCTCAAGAGGATACCGTACGGCGATTCCGACCTGATCGTCACCTTCTTCTCCAGGGAATTCGGAAAGATGAGCGGCCTTGCGAAATCGGCGCGCGCCTCCAGAAAGCGTTTTGCCGGATCGCTCGAGCCGGGGATGTTCGTGGATGTCCAGTTCGTGGAGAGACCATCCTCTGAGCTCGTGCGCATAGATCGTGCCGACCCGCTTCGTCCCATCGACGGAATGCTCAGGTCGATAGAGAGGATCAATGCGATGGGGAGGGCGGTCGAACTCGCGTCGGCCTTTTTACAGCCTCACCAGGTCTCCGAATCGAAATTCAAACTGCTCGACAGATATTTGCTATGGCTTGGCGAGAACGATCCCACCCCGGGCACCTCGCTGATCTTCGAATTCAAGTGGCTGATGCGCTGCGGTTTCACGCCGGAGCTGTCAAAATGCCTTATGTGCGATGAAGGGTTTGCCTCCAACAGGGGCTGGTCATTCGATCTCGATCATGGCGGTTTCGTCTGTTCCTCATGCTCTTCGAGCGTAGGGGCGCGCCTCCCTCTTACCGGTGTCGCTGCTGACGCACTGCGAATCACCGCCCTCGGGGAACACCGGATAGAACGCTGCGCAGCCGAGGCGGCCTTTGCAGTACTGAGCAGATATTCAGATCACATACTCGGCCGACCGCTGAAATACAGAGCGCTTTAG
- the mtnP gene encoding S-methyl-5'-thioadenosine phosphorylase: MSESLIGIIGGSGLYQMEGVKTIEEKRVPTPFGEPSDAFILSELEGRRFVFLPRHGRGHRVPPHQINYRANIHAMKELGVDRILSVSAVGSMKEKLHPGEFVVVDQFIDRTKMRKDTFFEDGIVAHVAFADPVCPVLKHEAVKACKVAGATVHEGGTYVCIEGPMFSSRAESNVYRGWGVDVIGMTNYQEAKLAREAEICYATIALVTDYDCWHEEEGAVDTSMVLATLQKNVAMAQKTVRELFKSGDFSGDCGCGSALANSIMTSPDGISPEARRRLALIAGKYLK, encoded by the coding sequence ATGTCTGAATCGTTGATCGGAATAATCGGAGGGAGCGGTTTGTATCAGATGGAAGGTGTGAAGACTATCGAAGAGAAAAGGGTGCCGACTCCATTCGGCGAACCTTCCGACGCCTTCATCCTGAGCGAGCTGGAGGGGCGCCGCTTCGTATTTCTTCCAAGGCATGGCAGGGGGCACAGAGTTCCACCTCATCAGATAAATTACCGTGCGAATATCCACGCTATGAAGGAACTCGGTGTTGACAGGATCTTATCGGTCTCGGCGGTCGGTTCCATGAAGGAGAAACTTCATCCTGGGGAGTTCGTCGTCGTGGATCAGTTCATCGATCGGACGAAGATGCGCAAGGATACCTTCTTCGAGGACGGGATCGTGGCGCACGTCGCCTTCGCAGATCCTGTCTGTCCCGTTTTGAAGCACGAGGCGGTAAAGGCGTGCAAGGTCGCGGGAGCTACCGTTCACGAGGGCGGAACTTATGTCTGCATCGAAGGGCCGATGTTCTCCTCCAGGGCGGAATCCAATGTTTATCGCGGCTGGGGAGTGGATGTCATCGGCATGACCAATTACCAAGAAGCGAAGCTCGCCCGTGAGGCCGAGATCTGCTATGCGACTATTGCCCTCGTCACCGATTATGACTGCTGGCACGAGGAGGAGGGGGCGGTCGATACCTCGATGGTTCTGGCTACGCTGCAGAAAAATGTGGCGATGGCACAAAAGACCGTCCGCGAGCTCTTCAAATCCGGCGATTTTAGCGGGGACTGCGGGTGCGGCAGCGCACTTGCCAATTCGATAATGACCTCACCGGATGGAATCTCCCCGGAGGCCCGCCGTCGCCTTGCGCTGATAGCCGGGAAATACCTGAAATAG
- the rlmN gene encoding 23S rRNA (adenine(2503)-C(2))-methyltransferase RlmN, which produces MMKRFLTDLSLDSLKGLAEEAGLKPFAAAQIAQWIYQKHTDSVDAMTNISRDGRSRLNAICEVDPIEVDAVHGSSDGTRKLLCRAKSDGAIVECVLIPAGDGRTTVCISTQVGCLMGCAFCRTGSMGFTRNLTQGEIVSQLLIAMRGSENPVTNVVLMGMGEPLENYDGVAGAIRIFCDDSGLAMSRRRITLSTCGLIPELDRFSREFDVKIAISLNASSDDVRNRLMPINKKYPIAKIMDFCHGYTKRSRHRITFEYVMLGGVNDSESDAKRLVSLLKGVDAKINLIPFNPFEGSQFRSPDSSTVEWWSEYLYNCGIQTNIRASRGRDIMAACGQLAADRFSKGGKKNV; this is translated from the coding sequence ATGATGAAACGATTTTTGACCGATCTCTCACTTGATTCCTTGAAGGGGCTTGCCGAGGAGGCTGGTCTCAAACCTTTTGCTGCTGCGCAGATAGCGCAATGGATATACCAGAAACATACTGATTCGGTGGATGCCATGACAAACATCTCAAGGGATGGAAGATCCAGGCTGAATGCGATCTGTGAGGTTGACCCTATAGAAGTTGACGCGGTGCATGGATCCTCCGACGGCACCAGGAAGCTTCTGTGTAGAGCAAAAAGCGATGGCGCGATCGTTGAGTGCGTATTGATTCCTGCCGGCGACGGGCGCACCACCGTATGCATATCGACTCAGGTCGGCTGTCTTATGGGGTGTGCCTTCTGCCGCACCGGTTCGATGGGTTTTACGCGCAATCTCACCCAGGGTGAAATAGTTTCACAGCTCCTCATCGCGATGAGGGGGAGTGAAAATCCTGTCACCAACGTAGTGCTTATGGGGATGGGAGAGCCGCTGGAGAATTATGATGGGGTTGCCGGGGCGATACGGATCTTCTGCGATGATAGCGGGCTGGCGATGTCGCGCCGCAGGATAACGCTTTCCACCTGCGGGCTCATCCCCGAACTCGACCGCTTCTCCAGGGAGTTCGACGTGAAGATCGCGATATCCCTCAACGCATCTTCGGACGATGTGCGAAACAGGCTGATGCCGATCAATAAAAAATATCCGATAGCAAAAATTATGGATTTCTGCCATGGTTACACGAAGCGTTCGAGGCACAGGATAACTTTTGAGTACGTGATGCTCGGCGGAGTCAACGATTCCGAGTCCGATGCGAAGAGGCTGGTGTCACTCCTCAAGGGGGTCGATGCGAAGATAAATTTGATACCCTTTAATCCATTCGAAGGGTCACAATTCCGTTCACCGGATTCGAGTACCGTGGAGTGGTGGAGCGAGTATCTCTATAACTGCGGCATACAGACCAACATTCGCGCGAGTCGCGGGCGCGATATCATGGCTGCCTGCGGCCAGCTGGCTGCGGATAGGTTTTCTAAGGGAGGAAAGAAAAATGTCTGA
- the ftcD gene encoding glutamate formimidoyltransferase, with product MKLVECVPNFSEGRDAAVIEAISDAIKSISGVALLDVDPGKATNRTVYTFAGAPDDVVEAAFQAIKKGTSLIDMRKHKGEHARQGACDVCPFVPISDVTMAECVALSNRLAKRVGDELGIPVYLYAEAAKVPERKRLPDIRSGEYEALEEKLKKPEWKPDFGPAKFNPSAGATVIGARNFLIAYNINLNTKNVKLAKDIAFEIRESGKLKRDENGNKILGPDGVALREPGIFKNLQGTGWIIPEYGRAQITLNILDTETTPVHLVYDKCCELAEKLGCRVTGSEVVGMIPRKVLRDAGIYFLKKQGSTTGIFDDGIIHNGIISLGLSDIAPFDSKQKIIEERFVNEKPLLSMTLEAFAKELSSNSPAPGGGSIAALAGAMSAGLTSMVAALSFEKKGLEALKPEMEEIGCEAQKIMNSQLSSIDDDTSAFNAIMDAMRMPKESDEQKSLRKAAITEATKRATLEPFRVLERSVPSLELAARVAKKGNQSSLSDAGVAALMAHSAAIGAYYNVLINLSGIDDKKWCDDVKSRATDLLKKADDLASKIREGMMDKL from the coding sequence ATGAAACTCGTCGAATGCGTACCGAATTTCAGCGAAGGGCGCGATGCGGCCGTGATAGAGGCCATATCCGATGCCATAAAGAGTATTTCTGGAGTCGCACTGCTCGATGTCGATCCCGGGAAGGCGACAAATCGCACGGTTTATACCTTTGCCGGCGCTCCGGATGATGTCGTAGAGGCCGCATTTCAGGCGATTAAAAAGGGCACCTCCTTAATCGACATGCGCAAACATAAGGGGGAACACGCAAGGCAAGGGGCCTGCGACGTCTGCCCCTTCGTTCCGATATCAGATGTGACGATGGCCGAATGCGTAGCACTTTCAAACCGCCTCGCCAAGCGAGTCGGCGATGAGCTTGGGATCCCCGTTTATCTGTATGCCGAAGCGGCTAAGGTTCCAGAGCGTAAAAGGCTTCCCGACATCCGGAGCGGCGAATACGAGGCTCTGGAGGAAAAACTTAAAAAACCGGAGTGGAAACCGGACTTCGGACCGGCAAAATTCAACCCTTCCGCTGGCGCAACCGTAATTGGAGCACGTAATTTTCTGATCGCATACAACATCAACCTGAATACGAAGAACGTGAAACTAGCCAAGGATATAGCCTTTGAAATTCGCGAGAGCGGCAAGCTAAAACGCGATGAAAATGGAAATAAGATCCTTGGCCCCGATGGAGTCGCGTTGCGTGAGCCGGGGATATTTAAAAATCTTCAAGGGACAGGATGGATCATCCCTGAATACGGGCGCGCCCAGATTACGCTGAACATACTCGACACCGAGACTACCCCGGTTCATCTCGTTTACGACAAATGCTGCGAACTGGCTGAAAAACTGGGCTGCCGCGTCACAGGGAGCGAAGTCGTCGGGATGATACCTCGCAAGGTCCTTCGCGACGCCGGAATTTATTTTCTCAAAAAACAAGGATCGACTACCGGCATCTTTGACGACGGGATAATTCACAACGGGATAATCTCGCTGGGCCTTTCCGATATCGCCCCATTTGACTCGAAACAGAAGATAATCGAGGAGAGATTTGTGAATGAGAAACCACTCCTTTCGATGACATTGGAAGCATTCGCAAAAGAACTCTCTTCAAATTCTCCGGCTCCCGGCGGCGGATCGATAGCGGCGCTGGCCGGCGCGATGTCAGCAGGACTCACCTCGATGGTCGCCGCACTCTCCTTCGAAAAGAAAGGGCTCGAGGCGCTAAAACCCGAGATGGAAGAGATCGGATGCGAGGCACAGAAGATAATGAACTCCCAGCTCTCATCGATCGATGACGACACGAGCGCCTTCAACGCGATAATGGATGCGATGAGGATGCCGAAGGAATCCGACGAACAGAAATCGCTTCGAAAGGCTGCGATAACCGAGGCCACCAAGCGCGCGACGTTGGAGCCTTTCAGAGTCCTGGAGCGTTCGGTTCCATCGCTCGAGCTGGCCGCCCGCGTCGCAAAAAAAGGAAACCAGAGTTCCCTATCCGATGCCGGCGTCGCCGCGCTTATGGCGCACTCGGCCGCAATAGGAGCTTATTACAACGTGCTGATAAACCTCTCTGGAATCGACGACAAGAAATGGTGCGATGATGTAAAATCGCGCGCGACCGACCTCCTCAAAAAAGCCGACGATCTCGCCTCGAAGATTCGGGAAGGGATGATGGATAAGCTTTGA